The Aureibacter tunicatorum genome segment TTCTTGCAGGTATTTTGAAGAACAAGCTATTGAGTCTCCTGCATCTTGTGCTCCACTTCCGGAAATTGTTAATGCAAGTATAGGCAATCAGTCAGCTTGCGATCAAGCGACGAATACGTACTCTCAAGAAGTAATAATTAGTTACAATAACCCACCTATTGGAGGCAAGCTGAAAGTTAATAGCCAAGAGTTTGATATTGCGTCCAGTCCTCAAACAATACTTTTGGAGGGTTTGGTTTCGGATGGAGCTTTGGTTGATCTTAATGTTGAGTTTGCAAGTGATCAACAATCGCTTGTTGTTTTTGAAGATTTATTCACAGCGCCATCAGATTGCTTTCAGTCAAACTGCAATATTACATCTATTGCTTTGGGTGAAAGAGGAATTTGCGACCCATTGCATAATACGTATACTCAAAATGTGATAGTAAGCTATCAAGCAGCTCCAGCTACAGGCCATTTAGTAGTTAATGGACAAAACTATGCTATTGAAGCAAGCCCAATGACTGTTACCTTGATGAATTTGCCTTCAGATGGCACTTCGATAGATGTTGCAGCTTTTTTTGAGGAAGATCCTAATTGTAAAATGGTTGAAACATCATTATTTACTGGACCAAATGGATGCGATGACAATACTCCTATCTGCTCAATTTCAAATATTACGGCTGGAATACAATCTGCATGCGATCCTTTAACCAATTCTTATAGCCAAGATATAATAATTGCGTATGAAGAAGCGCCTTCGACAGGAGGTATAATCATAAATGGACAACGCTTCGATCTTTCTGCTAGCCCAATGACTATTACATTGACCAATTTGCTGTCTGATGGCGGCGCTGTCGATGTTGAAGCGCGCTTTGAAGATAATAAGGCTTGCAAATATGAATCAGAGGCTTTGTTTAACGCGCCATTTGATTGTTCTCCATCTTGCAATATTATCGATGTGGCTAAAAATGGAAGAACACAATGCAACCCTACGACGAATACCTTCAAGCAAAAGTTGACAATAACCTATGATAATGCGCCATCCTCTGGCAAGCTTAATGTTAATGGTCAAGAGTTTGATATCACACAAAGCCCGCAACAAGTTCAATTAATCGATTTGCCTTCAGATGGTTTGGAAAATGACGTTACCGTCTTTTTCACAGCTGATCAATCATGCAGTTACACGAAAGAAAAAGTGTTTAAATCTAGAAATAGCTGTTTGCCTGCATGTTCAATTACAGGTATTGCTTCGGGAATTCAATCAGTTTGCGATCCATTGACCAATACATACAGTCAAGAAGTAATTATCGCTTATGAGGATGCTCCTGCTACAGGAGGTTTGGTGGTGAATGGAGAAGTCTTCGCTTTGACAGCAAGCCCGATGACAGTGATTTTGTCAGGGTTAACTTCTGATGGTAATGCGGTTGATGTTGACGCTCATTTTGAAAATGAATTAGAATGCAAGTTTGAATCTATCGCTTTATTTACCGCTCCGGTAAATTGTACTCCTGTTTGTTCGATATCTGAGATTTCACTAGGTGTTCAATCTATTTGCGATCCATTGACTAATACGTACAGTCAAGAAGTAATTATCTCTTATGAGGATGCTCCTGCTACAGGAGGCTTGGTGGTGAATGGCGAAGTATTCGCTTTGACAGCAAGCCCTATGTCAGTGATGTTGACAGGATTAACTTCCAATGGAAATGTGGTTGATGTTGAAGCTCATTTTGAAAGTGAAATAGAATGCAAGTTTGAATCAGTAGCTTTATTTACCGCTCCAGTTGATTGCACGCCGTCTTGCAATATTCTTGATGTGGCTAAAAATGGCAGAACGCAATGCGACCCTGCGACGAACACTTTCAAGCAAAAGTTAACGATAACGTACGAAAACGCTCCTTCATCAGGCAAGTTGAATGTTAATGGACAAGAGTTTGAAATAACGAGCAGTCCGCAGAAAATACAGTTGGTTGATTTGGAGTCGAATGGTTTGCAAAATGATGTTACGGTTTATTTTACAGAGAATTCAGCATGCAGTTTTACAAAGGAGAAAGTATTTAAATCGAGAAACAGCTGTTTGCCAGTTTGTTCAATAACAGGTATTACTACGGGAATTCAATCAGTTTGCGATCCATTGACCAATACATACAGTCAAGAAGTAATTATCGTTTATGAGGATGCTCCTGCTACAGGAGGTTTGGTGGTGAATGGAGAAGTCTTCGCTTTGACAGCAAGCCCGATGACAGTGACTTTGACAGGATTAATTTCCGATGGAAATACGGTTGATGTTGACGCTCATTTTGAAAATGATTTAGAATGCAAGTTTGAATCTATAGCTTTATTTACCGCTCCGGTTGATTGCACGCCGTCTTGCAATATTCTTGATGTGGCTAAAAATGGCAGAACGCAATGCGATCCTGCGACGAACACTTTCAAGCAAAAGTTAACGATAACCTATGAAAATGCACCTACATCAGGCAAGTTGAATGTTAATGGACAAGAGTTTGAGATAAAGAGCAGTCCACAGAAGGTGCAGTTGGTTGATTTGGAGTCGAATGGCTTGCAAAAAGATGTTACGGTTTATTTTACAGAGAATTCAGCATGCAGTTTTACAAAGGAGAAAGTATTTAAATCGAGAAATAGCTGTTTGCCAAAAGAATGCTTGATTAAAAGTGTAGAACTGGGAGCTACATCGGAATGCAATATTTCTACAAATACATTTAGTCAAGAAGTTGTGGTTTCTTTTGATAGAGGCGAATTAACAGAGATATTGGAGCTGTTTGTTAGATTTGGTTTGGAAGAACTTAGATATACTTACACTCTTGGTGCTGGAGATGCAAGCGAAGCCACAGTTTTATTGGAAGGCTTGCCTTCTAATTCAAACTTGATGGATTTGGAAGTTCGTTTTGTTGAAGAGCAATCTTGCAGTCTGTTGAAGACTGAGTTTATTCTAGCGAAATCATCTTGCAGACATGAGTTGGTATTAGGGGACGACAGAATTTCAATTTTGGAAAGTATAACCATTTCGCCTAATCCTGCAAGCGATTTACTTCGAATTGATGGCTTGAAAAGCCAGATGATAAATCTGGATTTTTACGACTTGTCAGGAAGATTGATTTACACAGTATCAGCAATTTCTGAAGATAGAATCGATATTAGCGAAATCAAGGCGGGGATTTACATTTTGGAAATACAAACCAAACAGGGCCTTGTCAAAGAAAGGTTAGTGGTTAAGTAAACCGATAGTAAATAAAATCAAACAGTATTTAATAGCAACATGATTCGCTCTGTTGCTATTTTTTTGATTTTCGAATATGTGCTTAATTATCGATTTAAAATAACAAAAGCTGATCTTGGAGTTACGACAGAACTTAATTAGCTTTTTAAATGGATCTTGATTCAAGTTCGAATTTATTTGAAATGTTCATAATTTTAAAGGTTTTGAAGTATAAAAAGCGATAAGAATTTTTAGATCACCTTATTAAAAGATTTAGTTAGCGGTCGATTTGTTATTTTTTTAGAGATAGCTGATAAAATAGATATGAAGATAAATCGTCTTCAATAGAAATACGAATTCAAGATTTTTTACAAAAGGCAAGCTTTGAATATCAGGGAATTACACTATTTGTTCTGAGTTGCATTTATCATGAAGAATTGATACTTAGTATTGATCGTAGTGAATGGGATTATGGAAAAGAATTTGCTTGTCATCAACAGTTTGAAGATAACATGAGTTGCCCCACATATATTGCAGGCTTATATATATCTTATCAAAGAGGAGGAATGAGAATACAAACGGATTTATTAGTCAGTATTATCCAAAAGAAAGTCAACAGAAAAAGTATTTCTTGGGCAGGTAATAATGGTTGAAAATAAACTAAATAGTTGATCTATAAAAATTTACTGTATTAGTTATTTTAGATACGATCTGTTAGGCTACTGGAATAGAAGAAAGCAGAATTCAACCCTTTTAGAAAAAGAAACATGGCTATATGCAGTTTAGTGTTTTCAGAAGAGGGTTGAATTCTTTTCGTGAATATATTAAATAAAACGAGTAGTATTATATATAACTACCCTTCGGATTGATGCTTTGAAAAATTGTCGGGTAGAGTAAATGTTGTTAATCTGAGCATTTATTATTTTCATATAGATTGATTAAAAGGTATTATTTTAAAATTAGTATTAGCAAAAGAGTTAAGATATATGCAAATATTGGAGCGATAGCCCATATAGTGAAAAATCGTTTCACGGTTTGATTTTTAAATGTATTTGCAAAGCCTTTTTTTGAGATGCTCAGTGCAATGAAAGCACCTCCATTTAATTGAACTAAGGAGGTCGGAATTCCTTTGCTTATTGAAGCAAATAGAAGTAAGCTGGCTACTATAACAGCTATGACAGTGGCATAAAAAGGAGAGACTGTTATGATTTCTTTTCCAGTCTTTTGAGTCACCTTATGGCCTAAGAGCGAGCTTCCGATAGCAAAGCAAGGGGAGACAATTAGCACTGATAGAATTATAATGGGTAAGGTGTTATGTATTACCTCTTGGCCGATTTCGTTTGTTGTAAGGGAAGCTATCGGTGCTGCTGCGTTGGCGACATTATTAGCTCCGATGGAAAACGCAACGTAAAGAGATGATAAAATTAATATAGCTTTTAAAAGCTTATGATCATTTAGGTGTGAGTAATTATCTGTGAAGAATTTGCTTTTGAGTAAAGGGAATATCCATTTTGATAATCCAAGCATGATGGTAAAGGAGATAATAGGTAAAATGATCCAAGTAGGTAGTATCTCATAGAAAAGTTTTTGGGTATTTAATCCATCCAAGGCAGTAGCTGCTCCAGCTATAGAGAGTACAGTAGCTTGACTGGTAGATTGTGGTACACCGATTAGATTTGCTATGAGTAAAGATACGCCTACTGAAAATAAGATGATGGAAGTGTTGAGGGGTGTGAAAAAAGAGTGTTCTAAAAGGCCTTTGCCTAGTGTTAAAGACACTTCTTTACCAGCTATTAATGCTCCGGCTAATACCATGAGTCCGAATAGACCCGGGATCATGGATTTTTTTATGACATTTGCTCCATATGCTGCTGAGAAAGAGGGAGAAGTGCCGCTTCCTCCCATGTTGATGGCTAAAAACATGGCTAATAAAAATGGAATCGTAAGTAAATTAAAAAGTTCTGACATAATTATTAAATTTTATTTCGTGATGAATAGTAAATCTGATGATGTGTCGATTAAAAAAGTCAATACCAGATGCTCGTTGTTGATACCAATTAAAGTATCCTATTTCAAAACCAAAGTTTTCAACAGGCATATAATGGATACTTGTTCCGTATCTATTTTGATCAAATACATTTTGAGTTATTTTTTTCCCAATATTTAAATGAATTTCATCAAAAGCTTTTACTGTTAATTGTTTTGATAGTGCATATCTCAATTCGAGTTTATATCTAATTCGTATGTTTTCGAAGTCAAAGGAATGATCTGGTTGTTCAAAAAATCGAAATTCACTCCAATATCTGTGGTGTATTGAAAATTTGCTTGAGATGGGTTGTTTGTTCGCTACTTCTAATTGAGGGCGTAGTTCAATATTATTTTCGAAGTTTGAGATTTCGGGGTCATGGGGTAATGATTGAACAAAATAAGTAAATCCTATGGCTGTATTCCATCCATAATTCATTTTTCTAGCGAGATGAGTTCTTGATACAAATTGATGCTGTCTCCAGGGGAAGCAATAAGTTCTTTCTTCAAATTCATGTTTGATTTGGTATGTTTCAGTGAGTTTTAATTTTAGAAAATATCTTATCCATAGTAGTTTTTGGGAATCAATATTTTTTTGAGCATTAATATTGGTTAAAGACAGATGAAAAAATATAAGGGCAAAAAGTGTGGGTCTGGCCATTCTCATTTTGACTAAAAAATTTCATGAGTAAAAAAAGCTATTTATCCTACCAATTTAGTAGGAATTAAAATATCAAAAAAATTATTCTTATTGAATTTGCTCTTTTTAGAAGAAAAAGGGGTGAATATTACAATATCTCTTTATGATTTAATTATTTTCATTATTGCCTTGTTGTTTTAATTTATTTTCTCTTTGTATGATTTCAGAAAGTGTCGCCTTTTTGAGTTTTTTTACTGTTTCATTTCGAATTTCTATAGCGATATTTCTGATGCCGCAGGTTTGTTCGTCATGACATTCGTCGCAGCGTTCATAAAATTTGTAAGTTGCGCATGGAAGTAACGCGATGGCCCCATCAAATAATCTGATGATTTTTGCCATATGAATTTCATCAGGACTTTCATTTAAAGAGTACCCTCCGTTTTTGCCTTTTTTACTGTTCAGAATTCTAACATTTTTTAGTTCAGTCAGAATTGATTCAAGAAATTTTAAAGGGATATTTTCTTCTACTGCTATTTTGCTTACGGGTATTGGTTGTTTTTCTATATTTTTAGCAATAAAAACGAGTGCTTTTATTGCATATTTAGCCTTTTTTGATAGCATGTCGTGTTGATTATAAAAACATGGTAAATGATCCTGACGGAGTTTTGATAAGATTTCAATTATATATGGAATTGATGCCTGATCTAATGTGAAAAATATTGTAGTATATTTTAATCATAAGCAAAATATGCCATACCCCATTTATTTGCAATAATACAAAGAGTGTATGAACAATAGGTGCTTTTTTTAGCTGTTTTCTGTTTCAGCACAGGTTTTTCTTCTTTTGTGAATTATAATTTTTAAGTTAGATCCTGTATTAATAGGTTGCTCTACCGATGGTTTTGGAATTAATTATTTTTTTAAAATAATAAAGGCTAATTCGGGAGCTAAGACACGCCGCATTAGCTTTTAAATGGATTTTGATCCAAGTACAAATTTATTTAAATGTTCAGAACTTTAAAGGATCTGAAGCATAAAAAGCGACTAGAATTTTAGTTCTCCTTTTTAAAAGAATTATAAGCGGTCGTTCTGTTATTTTTTCAGAGATAGCTGATAAAATAGATATGAAGATAAAAGCTTCTTCAATGGAAAGACAAATTCAAGATTTTTGCAGAAGTTAAGATTTGATTATCAAGGAGTTGATTTATTTATTCATCATGAAAGATTAGCGCTTAGTATTGACCGTAATGAATGGGACTATGGGAAAAATCAAGTCATTATCCTTTGTGTTATAGTTTGTGTCGGTGAAACAGGAGTCCTTATATTGTAATATACTGAAATGATATTGCACTTTTGCAAGGGTGGTAGATTGATTAATAAGAGTTTGATTCGCTCTGTTGCTATTTTTTATTTGAACAGCATAGAGCAATTGAATTTTTTAAGAAGTGCTTAAATGCTGATGTCTAGTTGAAGAGATTTATTTTCATTGATCTTTTTCTTGAATAGACTGACTGTCGCAGGCCTTAATGAAAGCAACAGAGCTAACTCTCCTTGTTTGATTTTTTTATTGGACGATAAGACATAGTATAAATAAAAAGCTTTTTGAATTTCAAACTTCACTCCATGGAAAGGGGTGTTGGCTGTGATGTTTTCAATATATCCGCACTTAGTGCATCGTCTTGAAAACTTCTTTGTGCCGGGTTTGTAGTCTTGGCTATTGCATTTGGAGCATGTGAAGCCTTTGCTCCATTTAAATTTCTCTAAATATCGCCAGCAAGTAATTTCGTCATTGAAGATATCTACAAATTCATCATAAGAGATTTCTTTGCGAGTGAAACGATTGTTTTTTTCTATGCTCAGATCCTTTTTAAGCTTGTAGTTTTTAGAATCCAAAGCCGAGTTCATCTTGTTGATTTGAGTCATTTGATCAGCCAGCTTTAAATTCAGCTCAGCTAATTCCTTATTTTTTTCTTCTATTTCATTCGTTCGTTCCACAACTTTCTTTTCCAGCATTTTATTCACGCTATTCATTAGATCTATATGCTTTTTCTTTTCGTTCATCGCCGATTTTAAAGCTTTTTCTTTGTCATCTCTAAGCATTGACAATTGATCTTTGATAGCGAAAGAAAGAAAAATTGCTTGCAATAAGAAGGCTATTTGAAATATTCGATCTGAAATGAAAGAAAGGTTGATTATGCTAAAATAGAATAAAGACTCAATGAACAATGCTGGTATCAATATGCCTCCAGAGGCCAGTATAAAGCTCATTGGCTTGAATTTTTTATATTGCATATAGCCAATGATCATTATTGTATAACAAGTATATATTACATTGAGTAATATTAGGTCTACACCAAACTTGGGGTCCAGCAAGAAAAGCACAAGGAGTATTATTCTAGCGTAAATAGCTAGAAATATCCATTTATGAATGCTTTGCATATTTGAACTGTTTCCGATAATTCTTAGGATAAAGAATAAGCCGCAAATGGAAAATAGAGCATTGGACAGTTCTCTCATGATTTTGTTTAATCCGGGATAGTTGGACCAAAACACTTGAAAACCAATACCATCATTGATTAAAAACAGCAGAACTCCTGAAATTAAAAAAACAGAGTAGGCGGAGTATCTCATGTCTTTTATTGAAAACGAGTAGAGCAGATTATATATCGAGAATAACAATATGAACCCATAGAATAAGCCGAAAGAAAAATATTCAATGGTAGAAACTCTTATGAGTTCATTGATGGATTTGATTGATATGCGCAAGTCGATATTATGTTCAGGAATAATCTTGAAATAATAGACTTGCTGATCATTGGTATGCTGTATGTTATAGCTGAAGTTTCTATGTTTTATACTTCTATTCTGGAAGGGGTATTTTGTTCCGGCAACTTCATAATTAAACCCTCCGTAGCTTCTTGGAAGATAAGCTTCGATATGTTCGATAGAAGGATCGTTGAATTGCAATATCCATTCTTTGCTTTCAGTCAATATATGAACTGGTATTCTAATCCAATAGACTGTATTTGCTTTGATCGTGCTTAAATAGCTTGAGTGGTTTACTTTGAATTTTCCTTCAGAGAAAAGCTTTTCAACATCGCTGATTTTCAAAGTGTCAGCATCAGATTCAAGGTATGATACCTTGGACAAGTTGAAGTTCTCTTTGGCAAAATTCTGATCCAATACTATCGTTTGAGCGAAAGAAGTCGCTATGCCTAGCCATATGAATAAAATGAATAAAAGTCTTTTCATACATTTATTTTTTCATGTCATCACGAGTAAGCTTGATCGCTGGATGTGGCGGACTAGGGCCTTCTTTTATATTGATTTTTTCATTTAGGTCTTCAATGTCGGAATGATCATCATATTCATCTTTTAGGCTATATAGCGATTTCTTTAAGTTTGAAATAGTGTTCGAATATTGCTCAGAGCCGATTAAATTATTTTGCTCTTTTGGATCTTTCGTCAAATCATAGAATTCCCAGTATTGAGGTTCTTGATAAAAATGAATGAGCTTGAACTCTTCAGTCCTAATGCCGTAGTGTTTTCTGACATTATGAAAGCTTGGATGTTCATGATAATGAAAGTAAATGCCTTTTGATGATTTTTCTTTTCTAAGGCTTGAGTCAAAAAGCTGCTCCATGAAACTCTCACCTTGTATAATTCTTCTAGATTTGAGCCCTAAAAGATCCAATATCGTAGGGTACAAGTCGATGTTTTGAATGGTTCCTTCCGATGTCCCTGGTACAATTTTATTTTTATAGTATATTAACAATGGCACGCGCATTACTTGGTCATACATGAATCGTTTGTCAAACCATCCATTGTCCCCAAGAAAAGTCCCTTGGTCAGCAGTGAATATGACAAGCGTATTGTCTTCAAGGTCATTAGCTTTAAGGAAATTCATGATTTTTCCAACGCTTTCATCGATTGATAATACTGTGCTGGCATAGTCTCTCATGAACCTTTGATATTTAGCAATAGCCAGATCCTTGGAGTTTTTTACAGTATCAAGCATTTGTTTATTCTTATTATTATACGCTAGAAACCATATAGAATCTTCAGGTTCGCTCATGGCTTCAAACCCATGCAAAGGCCAAGGGTCGTATGCCCAGCTGTTGTCAGTTGTAAATTTGAGATCATGTCCTTCGTATAAATCATTGTATATGGACATGTCAGCTTCTTTTGCGGCATCTTTATTAGAACTGAAACTTGCTTCGTAATTTACAGGAAGAGGAAATGTTATACTGTCATATGCGTTTAAGTGCTTTATGGCTGGCATCCAGTTTCTATGACTTGCTCTATGGTTTATTTTGATAAAAAATGGAGATTTGGAATCAACAGCGTTTTTTATCCATTCAAGGGATTTGTCAGTGATCAAATCAGTGATATAGCCAGAGCTGGATTTGAATTTTCTATTTTCAATAAAACTAGGATTGTAATATGAAGCATCTTTGGTGATTATTTCCCAATGATTAAAACCGCTGGGCTCGGCATTTAAAACCCAATCGCCTATAATAGCGGTATTGTAACCATTTTCTCTCAATCTATGAGGCAATAATTTTTGATTTCTGTCAAATAACTCTTCATGATATTTCAGTCCATGGACATGTGGGTACAAGCCTGTTAAAACCGAAGCCCTATTGGGGCCTCCTACGCCTGTGACTGTGAAAAAGTTGTTGAATTTTAAGCTTCTTCGTGAGAGGCTGTCTAAATTATTTGTTTTTAAAAAACTTGAAAATTCATGTTCGTAAATATTACTGGATCTTAAGCCAAAGTCTGTAGCTGTAATAATGATTATATTAGGATGCTCAGTTTTCTCTTGGCAAGAACTAATTAGAATTATAGTAAGCAATATGTGAAAAATGAATCTTCTCATAAAGTAAAAAGTACTCTTTGATAATTTGATTTAAAATGTGTTTTTGAATTAAAACTCAAAAAGATTTTGCCAATCATTTGAGATATAAAATTAGCTAATTTTGACTTTAAAACATATGTTTATTGCTAATTATGTATTTGTTTGAGAGGTGAAAAAAGAACTAACTTTTTCTTTTTTCACCTTTTTGATTATTATTGCAATAATTCGAACATGGCTGAATTCTTATTGTCTCTGGAGTCTTTTCCTATCCAGATTTTGAACATGCCAGGCTCTGCAATCCATTCATTCTTCAAACTGAGCATCTTCAAGTCATTTTCTCCAATTGTGAATTTTACGTTTTTCGTTTCTCCTCTTTTGAGAGTGATTTTCTCAAATCCTTTAAGCTCTCTGATCGGGCGAGTAACTGAAGCTGAAATATCTTGAATGTACAGTTGAACGATTTCCTCTCCATCAAATTCGCCAGAGTTTGTAATGTCTATGCTAGCGATTAATTGCTCTTCTTTTTTGATAGATTCAGAACTTATTTCCAAGTTATTATATTCAAAATGCGTGTATGAAAGCCCGTGCCCAAAAGGGTATAACGGCCAAATGTTGGTGTCAATAAAAGATGAGCGGTAATCCTGCGGGTCATTTTCATCCCAAGGTCTGCCGGTATTTTTTGTATTGTAGTAGATTGGGCACTGTCCTACATTTCTTGGAAAGCTCATAGTTAATTTAGCTGAAGGATTGTAATCTCCTGAGATAACATCCGCAACAGCATGTCCAGCCATTGTTCCGGGGTACCAAGCTTCTAAAATCGCGTCAACATGCTCATCTTCCCAAGACAAGTCCAGTGGTCGACCATTAAACAATACCAATACAATGGGTTTATTTAATTTCTTTAACTCTTTGAGCAATTCTCTTTGAGGCTCTGGCAAAGTAATGTTGGTTCTCGAAGCGGCTTCTCCAGACCAGTTGAAGTCTTCGCCCATTGCTGCGTAAATAACATCACTTTTTCTAGCTGCGTCAATAGCTTCTTTGAAACCATTTTTTCCATTTTCTCCAAGTAAATCGCAACCCTTAGCATAATTAAATGTCACTTTCGTGTTTTTATACCTTTCTGTCATCCCCTCGAAGAAAGTTACGCTTTCATTTCTGTCGCCCTGAATTGCCCATTCTCCATTCAAGCTTTCGCGTTCTTTCACCATTGGTCCAATCAGTGCTATTGATTGTTTTTTATTTTCATCTAATGGCAAAAGATCTTTGTCATTCTTAAGCAGAACCAAGGATTTTTGAGCGTTTAATCTAGCTTCTTTCATGTGTTCAGGATGTCCAACCCATTTTTTTTCCCTGTTTTCATCTATGTATTTGTATGGGTCGTCAAATAAGCCCAGCATGAATTTTAATTCAAGTATGCGAGCTGTTGCTTGGTTTATTTGCCTGACAGTAATCTTGCCTTCTTCATATAGCTGTTTAACGTGTTGCACATAGGCGGCTCCTGTCATATCCATATCAATGCCGGCATCCAATGTTTTATATGCCGCTTCTTTTAAATCCTTAGCATAGCCATGATCGATCATTTCATTGATAGCCGTGTAATCCGTCACAACCATTCCTCTGAAATCCCACTCGTCTCTTAGCACATCAGTGTATAAATATTTGCTTCCAGTGCATGGAACTCCTGAAATTTCATTAAATGCTGTCATGAATGTGGCTACGCCAGCATCAATAGCGGCTTGAAATGGAGGGAAATATATTTCTCTTAATGTGCGATCGGAGACATCGACAGTATGATAATCCCTGCCTGCCTCGGCAGCTCCATATGCGGCGAAGTGCTTGGCGCATGCGATCATCGTAAATTCATCAGCGAAATCCGTGTAATCTTCAATGCCTTGAAAGCCTTTGACACGGGCTTTGGCAACAAGGCTGCCAAGGTAAGGATCTTCTCCTGCGCCTTCGATAACACGTCCCCATCTTGCGTCTCTTGAGATATCGACCATAGGAGCGAATGTCCAGCTAATGCCTGCCGAAGTTGCTTCTTTGGCTGCAATTCTCGCGCTTTTTTCCATTAACTCCAAGTCCCATGAGCAAGCTTCTGCGAGTGGGATAGGGAATGTGGTTCTGTAGCCATGAATGACATCGCCAGCGAAGAGCAAAGGTATTTTCAGCCTTGAATGCTCCAAAGCTTGATCTTGCATTTTGCGGAGCCCGCTGGCTCCCCAGACATTAAACATGGATCCAACCCAGCCCTTTTCCAGATACTGCTTGAACTCGTCGCCAATTTCAGGTCCTGTAGGTGTGCCATGTCCCGAAAACTGGGTCATCTGCCCGATTTTTTCTTCAAGAGTCATCAAGGCCAGCACTGAGTCCACTTTGTATTCTATCTTTTGATCTTGGCTATAGCTTTTCCAACCACTTGAAATAGCAGATGATTGCTTGTTGTCTGAGGAGCAGCTAGCAAAAAATATAGTTGCAGCGGATATGTATATCGCTTTTTTTAGATCGATCTTAAACATAAGAATATATTTTAAAAGAAAAATTGATGAAAGAGGATG includes the following:
- a CDS encoding 7TM diverse intracellular signaling domain-containing protein, with amino-acid sequence MKRLLFILFIWLGIATSFAQTIVLDQNFAKENFNLSKVSYLESDADTLKISDVEKLFSEGKFKVNHSSYLSTIKANTVYWIRIPVHILTESKEWILQFNDPSIEHIEAYLPRSYGGFNYEVAGTKYPFQNRSIKHRNFSYNIQHTNDQQVYYFKIIPEHNIDLRISIKSINELIRVSTIEYFSFGLFYGFILLFSIYNLLYSFSIKDMRYSAYSVFLISGVLLFLINDGIGFQVFWSNYPGLNKIMRELSNALFSICGLFFILRIIGNSSNMQSIHKWIFLAIYARIILLVLFLLDPKFGVDLILLNVIYTCYTIMIIGYMQYKKFKPMSFILASGGILIPALFIESLFYFSIINLSFISDRIFQIAFLLQAIFLSFAIKDQLSMLRDDKEKALKSAMNEKKKHIDLMNSVNKMLEKKVVERTNEIEEKNKELAELNLKLADQMTQINKMNSALDSKNYKLKKDLSIEKNNRFTRKEISYDEFVDIFNDEITCWRYLEKFKWSKGFTCSKCNSQDYKPGTKKFSRRCTKCGYIENITANTPFHGVKFEIQKAFYLYYVLSSNKKIKQGELALLLSLRPATVSLFKKKINENKSLQLDISI
- a CDS encoding sulfatase/phosphatase domain-containing protein — protein: MRRFIFHILLTIILISSCQEKTEHPNIIIITATDFGLRSSNIYEHEFSSFLKTNNLDSLSRRSLKFNNFFTVTGVGGPNRASVLTGLYPHVHGLKYHEELFDRNQKLLPHRLRENGYNTAIIGDWVLNAEPSGFNHWEIITKDASYYNPSFIENRKFKSSSGYITDLITDKSLEWIKNAVDSKSPFFIKINHRASHRNWMPAIKHLNAYDSITFPLPVNYEASFSSNKDAAKEADMSIYNDLYEGHDLKFTTDNSWAYDPWPLHGFEAMSEPEDSIWFLAYNNKNKQMLDTVKNSKDLAIAKYQRFMRDYASTVLSIDESVGKIMNFLKANDLEDNTLVIFTADQGTFLGDNGWFDKRFMYDQVMRVPLLIYYKNKIVPGTSEGTIQNIDLYPTILDLLGLKSRRIIQGESFMEQLFDSSLRKEKSSKGIYFHYHEHPSFHNVRKHYGIRTEEFKLIHFYQEPQYWEFYDLTKDPKEQNNLIGSEQYSNTISNLKKSLYSLKDEYDDHSDIEDLNEKINIKEGPSPPHPAIKLTRDDMKK
- the bglX gene encoding beta-glucosidase BglX, translated to MFKIDLKKAIYISAATIFFASCSSDNKQSSAISSGWKSYSQDQKIEYKVDSVLALMTLEEKIGQMTQFSGHGTPTGPEIGDEFKQYLEKGWVGSMFNVWGASGLRKMQDQALEHSRLKIPLLFAGDVIHGYRTTFPIPLAEACSWDLELMEKSARIAAKEATSAGISWTFAPMVDISRDARWGRVIEGAGEDPYLGSLVAKARVKGFQGIEDYTDFADEFTMIACAKHFAAYGAAEAGRDYHTVDVSDRTLREIYFPPFQAAIDAGVATFMTAFNEISGVPCTGSKYLYTDVLRDEWDFRGMVVTDYTAINEMIDHGYAKDLKEAAYKTLDAGIDMDMTGAAYVQHVKQLYEEGKITVRQINQATARILELKFMLGLFDDPYKYIDENREKKWVGHPEHMKEARLNAQKSLVLLKNDKDLLPLDENKKQSIALIGPMVKERESLNGEWAIQGDRNESVTFFEGMTERYKNTKVTFNYAKGCDLLGENGKNGFKEAIDAARKSDVIYAAMGEDFNWSGEAASRTNITLPEPQRELLKELKKLNKPIVLVLFNGRPLDLSWEDEHVDAILEAWYPGTMAGHAVADVISGDYNPSAKLTMSFPRNVGQCPIYYNTKNTGRPWDENDPQDYRSSFIDTNIWPLYPFGHGLSYTHFEYNNLEISSESIKKEEQLIASIDITNSGEFDGEEIVQLYIQDISASVTRPIRELKGFEKITLKRGETKNVKFTIGENDLKMLSLKNEWIAEPGMFKIWIGKDSRDNKNSAMFELLQ